A region of the Cryptococcus neoformans var. neoformans B-3501A chromosome 6, whole genome shotgun sequence genome:
GTACCCCAGCGGGTACTATCTCTCACAACTCATTGCATATCATCCGGCGCAGAGTTGGAGGGATcaagaagaggggaaggatTACTGCACTGTCAAGGATGCGAATGGCGTCGTGCATGAGAAGATCAAGCTGTCTGATCTGATCACTAAAGATGATGAACGTATTGCGACGTGCAAAGTGAGCTTGTcattctttctcccttccatcACTCTTGTTAAATACAGTATGCTAGCTTGGCAAATTCGAGTCTGTGGACTACCGTGGCCCAGAGTTCAAGAATGATGCCCATATTCGCCCACCCACCCCTGAACCAGAACCCCCAGTGGCTAGTACTTCTTCCCTGCCCACACCGTCTCCTACCCAACTTAGTCAGCCCCCACCTATGAATCCATCTGTCTTCATCGACCTCGATCGCGTCGAACAGCTGCGATTGATTCGTCCTCACCTTCAACTCATTTTGAATGAAGCATACCCTCCCGCTCAATGGCGAATCGACAAATTCTTTGGCAGTGCTCATGATCGTTCCGCATTGTCCCATGTGGTGAGATATGGTGATATTTCGGATACAGAAGTGGACGAAGTGCTAGTCCCGGAGCTACTACGATGGAGTCTAAGAGGGGACAGATGGACACGAAATGAAGTGAACGCCGGGAACCGACCACCCGAGCCTCCTAGACCGAAAGGCAGTGAACGATATAACTCACTCCCTCTCTCTGAAACACGCAACTTTGTTTGTgatgttcttcttcctgaaGCCGTCATTGAACTTTGCATCAGATCTATCGAAAAGGAATCCTTGCTGgatgctttgaagaagcagaacAAACCTGTTGATAtcgatgaggaggatatcGAAGAGGACATGCGTGCATTGTCAGACATATCCTCTCTGTCATCTGATACCGAttcagaagatgagaatgtTCCCACTGGCGAAGAACCAGCAAAGCAGCGGCCGGGCTCGCAGGAGACGGCAGTATCAGCCGTTGCGTCAAGATCTGCTGCTCAATCTCAAGTACAGGCATCTGTGATTGGTACCAACCCCCAATCCACTCTGCCggcctcatcttcattctgCTCAGACTTGTTATTAGGCACCCAACAGCCATCTCTCGATACCGATGCGCTTCTTGCTACTCAACTACAGGGCGAcccgtcttcctctgcaCAATCTGTCCCAGAAGCTGTATCCGAAGAACAACAACTTTATCGAGGCGCATTACAATATCTTTCCGATCTATCGAATTCGTCCGCAACCAATATTTGGGAAACAGAAGAAGCCCGTTTCAAATACTATCGAAGGGAGATGCGGAAAAAGCTTAATCtaccggaagaagggttgagtaaggaggaaagaaaaaagtgggaagaggagcaagcATTCAATCAACTGAAGGACTTAATGATGGGGAAAAAATtccaaagaaaaaggatgacCAAAACGCGTAGTTTTGCGGATATGGATTCTGATTAGTGGGGTGAGATTGTAGCGGCATTCACACAAATGTAGATCTATCTCATGGAGATCATGCACATTGGAGTCTCAGCATATCTTTGTAGAATTGGGCTATTACGGGTTCCAGGACAATGTATTGTTGATCGAAGAACTGTGACATCTGTTTACTATAATGTATTGGTGACGTTTCTCTTCGCGATTATACGTATGGTATGCCTATGAAGGGTTTGTCAAGAAAATGATCTGGCCCCTTGTCAGTCAAATCCTTTGAAGTAGATACCCTTACATCACCCACTCACTCCTTTCGTTAATGTTTTCGCTCATCTGGTAgccaacaacagcaacacGCTAAGTTCAAGAtacatctcatcttctaGAAAAGCTTTTTAAGCTAAACCTCCTCTATCCTGCTGACGCACGCAGCTGATTATATTGCTCTAAAACATCAGTTCAATCGTTTCTTACCAACGATCTGCCACCCTCCTACTTAACTATCCTTAACCATATCGTCTCAACTTCACCTCCTACCTTGAGTCAATAAGAACAGCCGCAACAGTTGTCGTTTCACGCGCATCATGGTCTTCCGctcgtcttctccgtcttcttccctaAATCCATCCCAAGATCTCGAGAAGCAGAATAATCTACCGACAAACCAAGTCGAAAAGCAGCCAGAACGAGAACGGAAATCATGGTCCAAAcggcatcttcatcttacTTGGCCCCAGCTCATAGcctttatcttcttcaccgcaGGCGTAATACTATTAGGTATCTCACAATCGAGTAGGTTTATAGTATGACGATAACGCATTCACAGCGTGTAAAATAACTGACTCGTTTCGGCATCTTCTTGTTAGATATGGAAGATCTGCCGGCATTTGGCAAAGTCAACACTGTTAAATGCCGTTATGCCGGTGCCGCCTGCTTAGGTTTCAGCCTGATTATTGCCGCATTTCTTGTCTGTCGACATTATTTTGCCAAAAAAAGTGGAAGCTGCTCATGTTGCTGCAACTTGTGAAACCTTATACAGCAGTTAAATAAGTCGGTTCAATAATTGTTCGTATATTTTGCATCCAAGATCAAGTCCAACAGTGTTTTGGTTCAAACTTGGAATTCGTATTCATTTCCCAATTTTTGTCAACTCTTCGAACATCATCCCCTCTAAGCGAGGAAGTCGGCGACGTGACCATCgatgatcttcttcatctcctcctcgatTTCCTTGGTCAAGACACCACCACCGAGCTTCTCGAGGAGAGCACCGTGCTGAGACTTGAGGAGCTCAGTGCTAGACGGAATTTAGCACAGGACGAACACACGTGTTTGAAAAAGTGACTTACAAGGACTTCTCCCAAGCGGTAATCTTCTCGACGGGGACGTTGTCGAGCATACCGTTAACACCGGCATAGATAAGAGGAGCCATGACCTCAGTGGGCATACTGGACAGACAAATCAGCAAGAGGCATTCAATAACTGAAAGCAAAGCACTCACGGGCTGTACTGAGGCTGCTTGAGGAGCTCAGTGAGACGAGCACCTCGGTTAAGGAGGTATCGGGTAGAAGCGTCAAGGTCGGAACCAAACTGAGCGAAGGCAGCAACTTCTCGGTACTGAGCAAGGTAGAGCTTAAGAGAACCGGCGACGGACTTCATAAGCTTGGTCTGGGCGGCGGAACCGACTCGAGAGACGGACACTGTCAAGATCGTTAGCTTGGCTCGCAAAAGGAGAATCCAGGCCACTCACAGCCGACGTTGATGGCGGGTCGGACacccttgaagaagagctcaGCTTCCAAGAAGATCTGACCGTCGGTAATGGAAATAACGTTGGTGGGAATGTAGGCAGACACGTCACCACCCTGAGTCTCAATGATGGGGAGGGCAGTGAGAGAACCAGCTCCGTAGTCGGCGTTCATCTTAGCGGCACGCTCGAGGAGACGAGAGTGGAGGTAGAAAACCtggaggaaaggggaaaaTAAGCGTCCGAATAGATGACCGTAGAGAAAAGACCTACGTCACCGGGGTAAGCCTCACGACCAGGGGGTCGTCGAAGAAGCAAAGACATCTGTCGGTAGGCAACGGCCTGCTTGGACAAGTCATCGTAGATAATCAAAGCGTGCTTGCCGTTGTCACGGAACCACTCGCCCATAGCACAACCAGAGAAGGGAGCAAGGTACTGGAGAGGAGCGGCCTCAGAGGCGGTGGCAGCGACAATGATGGTGTACTTCATGGCATCGTTCTCCTCAAGGGTCTTGACGAGCTGAGCGACGGTAGATCGCTTCTGGCCAACGGCAACGTAGACACAGTAGAGCTTCTTGGACTCGTCGGCACCGTCGttccacttcttctggTTAAGAATGGTGTCGACGGCAAGAGCGGATTTACCAGTCTGACGGTCACCAATGATAAGCTCTCGCTGTCCACGACCGATCTATATAAAAGTTTAGCAATGACATCCAGGAAatgagaaaaaaaagcgTACAGGGACCAAAGAGTCGACGGACTTGAGACCAGTCTGCATGGGCTCGTGGACGGATCGTCGGGGAAGAATACCAGGGGCCTTGAGCTGGGCCTTGGTCCTGCCGTCAGCCTTGATAGGGCCCTTGCCGTCGATGGGGTTACCCAAAGCGTCAACAACTCGGCCAAGAAGACCGGGACCGACGGGAACGTCGACAATCTGACCAGTTCGCTTGACAGTGTCACCCTCCTTGATCAACCTGTCGTTACCGAAGATAGTAACACCGACGTTGTCGGCTTC
Encoded here:
- a CDS encoding hypothetical protein (Match to ESTs gb|CF191993.1|CF191993, gb|CF188024.1|CF188024, gb|CF184157.1|CF184157; HMMPfam hit to ATP-synt_ab, ATP synthase alpha/beta family, nucleotide-binding domain, score: 377.0, E(): 2.5e-110; HMMPfam hit to ATP-synt_ab_C, ATP synthase alpha/beta chain, C terminal domain, score: 110.1, E(): 5.3e-30; HMMPfam hit to ATP-synt_ab_N, ATP synthase alpha/beta family, beta-barrel domain, score: 80.0, E(): 5.9e-21), which translates into the protein MRAAIRNSLRGAVAQTARARVAPLAVRTYATAKPAASEVSSILEGRIAGASAGGDVQETGRVLTIGDGIARVYGLRNVQAEEMVEFSSGVRGMCLNLEADNVGVTIFGNDRLIKEGDTVKRTGQIVDVPVGPGLLGRVVDALGNPIDGKGPIKADGRTKAQLKAPGILPRRSVHEPMQTGLKSVDSLVPIGRGQRELIIGDRQTGKSALAVDTILNQKKWNDGADESKKLYCVYVAVGQKRSTVAQLVKTLEENDAMKYTIIVAATASEAAPLQYLAPFSGCAMGEWFRDNGKHALIIYDDLSKQAVAYRQMSLLLRRPPGREAYPGDVFYLHSRLLERAAKMNADYGAGSLTALPIIETQGGDVSAYIPTNVISITDGQIFLEAELFFKGVRPAINVGLSVSRVGSAAQTKLMKSVAGSLKLYLAQYREVAAFAQFGSDLDASTRYLLNRGARLTELLKQPQYSPMPTEVMAPLIYAGVNGMLDNVPVEKITAWEKSFTELLKSQHGALLEKLGGGVLTKEIEEEMKKIIDGHVADFLA